The nucleotide window TCATGGACTGTGACCATTTGCGGGCTGAGGGTAAGCAATCCGGTATCAGGGTAATGATCGGAGTGCAACAAGCCTTCAAACCCATCGCGGATTCCGATAATCTCCCATCCCAACTGGCCAGCTGCCTGGGAAGCTCCCGTAATGATGGTATTAATTCCAGGAAGATATCCGGCACCCACATTGATCGCGATGCGACGGAGAATGCCTCCATGTCCGACATGCTTAATCATAGTTTTCCTGTTTTATGTGCTAGTGTCAATTTTATGATTTTGGAATACGATCCGATGATTTCTGAATATGGATTTGTCTAATCCATAATCGTATATCTGCAATCCTTTTATTTCTCCTGATTCTCGCGCCCGAAGGCTTCATTGATGATCCCGCGCAGATGTGCAAGCAATTCCGGAGAAGGTGATTCAAAGTCTTTCAATTCGTATACCTTGCCGAGGAACACGTACTTACCCAGACCATAACGGTGATAGGGTAGCAACTCGTAGTCAATCACATTCTTATAGGGTTTGATAAAATCAAGAACGGCACGTATATGTTCTTCATTGGCGTTGATGCCGGGAATGGTGGGTGTGCGCGTGATAAATTGCTTGTCGGGAAAAGTTTCGTAGGCTTTTTTAAAATTTTCCAGGATGCGTTTGTTGCTAACCCCGGTCCATTTCTTATGCCGTTCAGGATCCATCAGCTTGTTATCGTGCTGCATCAGGTCAACATACTGCAGCACCTTTTCCATGTACTCCCAGGGCACGTTTCCGGCTGTTTCTATGGCTGTATGGATGCCGCTTTCCTGCGCCCCGCGCAATATGGCGGCCACAAAATCGGGTTGCAGCAGGCACTCACCGCCACTGATCGTCACACCGCCACCGGTATTGCGGTACATGCTCTCATCTTTCAATACTTCATCGAGCACCTCGCGGGCAGTCATTTCCTTGCCAAAGATTCCGATGGCTCCGGTAGGGCAGAGCTCTGCCAGGTCCTCAGTAATGTTGGCCAGGTCCCAGTTCGCCTGCACCTTATCATCCGGGCCATCCACCACATAAAATGCGCCTTCAGGGAAGGGCGCTTTCATACAAATGCCACAAGCTGCCGCTCCCTTGCAAAGTTTGCGGTTAAAGTCCAGTTCATACTTCAGCTTAATGCTTTCCGGATTGCTGCACCATTTGCATCGCAGGGAGCACCCTTTTACAAAAACGGTTGTGCGGGTTCCGGGTCCATCCTCGCCGCAATAGCGCTGGATGTTCAATACCCTGCCTTTTATATTCAAATATTCTTCCATAATCTTATAATTTATGATCCGGTGAAAATTCCCAACAAATGGGCGATATCAATAAAATAACTCTCATCATGCACGGTGCGCACTTTGTTTAACGACTGGATGAGCGGCACAAACTGCATTTCAGGTGGCATAAACGAAACCATCGTACTGAATTGCCCTGATTTCACTGCGCGAATGGCTGCTGAACCGTAAACCAGCCCAAGTTGGCGATCAACCGCAGTTGCGTGTCCGCCACGTGACCAGGGTCCGAGTACCAACGGGAATATATCATCCGTCATCATTTGTTGCAGGGCATGGGATAATACAGTCGCTGCTTTTCCACTGCGGCTGATCACGTACTGGTTGCTGTCATCTTCACTGGCAAGCGGACTGAGAGCTTTCTTCAGCATATTGATTTTTTCAGAAACAGCTCCCGGCAGGTTGGTAAAGGAGGCTCCCTCTGCTACTACGACCAGTCCATAAGGGCGCTCCCGGTTTATTCTGCTTTTCAGGTGTCCGGCCAGTTTTTGCACATCGCACGGATGTTCCGGCAGCACCACGGCATCGGCCAACACGGCAATGCCGCTTTGCAAGGCCAGCCAGCCCGACCGTGAACCCAATACTTCTATTACGCCCACTTTTTTTGCAGATTTTGCTGCTTCCATTGCCCGGTCGAGCATTTCAATGGTAAAGCTCAGGGCGGTATTGAATCCAAAGGTCACCGCCGTAGCTGCCATGTCGTTCTCGACGGAACGGGGAATGCATACCGACTGCAGGCCTTTTTGGTTGAGCCGGTGAAGGATGCTCAGGCCGCGCCCCATCATGATGGCGATCACAGCATCAATGCCTTCTTTTTTCAGATTCCCCAGTAATGAATCGGATAGATCGACCTCTTCAACCATTTCCAATTCATTGATGGTGCGCACATTGAAGGGATCAACCATTGAAGCGGTACCCATGGCATCGCTGTTTAGCGGATTCAACTTACCAATGGCCTCAGGCCCAAGGTCAATCAACCCATTGTTGGGATAGCGCTCCGGAAAGAGCAATCCCTCAAAACCATCGCGGATGCCAACCACCTGCCACCCTTGCCGGTGGGCTGTGATAGCAGCACCAATGATGATGGCATTAATACCGGGAGTAAAACCTGCTCCCAGTGCAATGGCTACTCGTTTAATATCTTTCATAATCATGTTTTTTTATTTCATTTCAATGATAGAAAAATGCCGGCACGGGTTTTCCCGCACCGGCGATCTCTGTTTATTTCAGTGGAACGTCTGAAGCGTACGCTCTATGACTTCGTTTTGTACACCAACATCCAGCTTGGTGAAGAAGGCGCTGAAGCCTGCAACGCGAACAACGAGGTCGCGGTAATTTTCCGGATGTTTCTGTGCATCGCGAAGCATTTCGGTATCCAGGCAGTTGAACTGAATGTGGTAGCCGCCATTGTCGAAAAGCGTTTTTACAAGGCTTAGCACCTGATCCCTGCCTTTGCGGGTTTTCAACTGGTCGGGCTGTACTTTCATGTTCATGTGGGTGGCTGTCCATTTCACAGGGTCGTTACCCACAGAGGCTGACATTACCAACGCGGTAGGTCCGTTTACATCGGTACCCGGCATGGCCGATAAGCTGCCATCGGTAAGCGCCTGCCCGGCTTTTTTACCGGTAGGCAATGCTCCGGTTACTTTACCCATCAGGTTATGGATACTCTTGGTGTATTGGTCGAGGGAAGTGGTGTATAGCGTATCCTTGCCAAGATAATTACCACCGCCATCTACAGCATTAAAGGCAGCCAGTATGCTGTCGTTGACCCTTCTTACCATCATATCCGCTTCTTGGATGTTGTTACCGTATTTAGGCGCATCAACATACACCATTTTGTGTACGCGTTCATGCTCGCCTTCAAAGTTGGCGGCAAGCGCTGCCTTAAGTTCGGTCCAGGTAAGTCTTTTCTTGTCGTATATCAGGTCCTTGATGGCCATCAGTCCGTTTGCAGCATCTACCTGCCCCACCGAAATCTGTGCTACCGTATAGTAGTTGGCACCGCCGTGCCATACATCCAAACCTGATTCGATACATCCTATGGTAAGAACCGAACGCCAGGTTACCGGCAGGTATTCAGCAGCCAGCATACTGGCTATCCAGGCACCTCTTCTGAGTACTTCCTGGTTGTATTTAAGCTGGCCTTCAAACGCAGCATAAAGGTCGTCGAATGTCTTGAAATCTTCGGGATTTCCCGTTTTGGGTCCTACCTGCTTTTTAGTGCGCGGGTCCAAGCCATTGTTCAGGGTAACTTCAAGTATTTTGCCCAGGTTAGGCTGACCTTCCACGGGGTGGCCGGTTTCGTAAGGAATATAACTTCCGACACACGCGCCTATACAGGTACGCCTGGCTTTTTCGAGCGGCAGTTTTCCTGCTTTCGATTCGGGCCAAAGGTGCAAAGCACGTTTCATCATGGCTTCACCGCTCACGATCTGTGGCATTCCGATACCTGTACCGATTACATCCAATACTTTTTCCAACAGCTTGCCGGGTGTTTTTGGTGTATAGCAAAGCGTAAGAGGAGGCTGCGGCAGGTGCAGGTAGTTGCTGGCATCCAAAACCACAAAGTCCATTTCTGCATGTGCATGTCCTCCATTTTCATCATATCCTCCCAGCGTAATGCTTTGTCCAAGGTCGGCTGAGTTTTGCAGCGCTACTTTTTCTCCGAAGTAATACCCTATTTCGTTCAGCTTGATGATCATGTTCTTTAACATAAAGGAAGCATCTTCAAATGTGATCAAGCCTGCCGCCAGGTCGCGCTGGTAGAAAGGTTCCAGGTTCTGGCCAAGATAAGCTTCCGAATAGCCACAGCCCACCTGTTCAATTTCTGCCACGATATGGCAGAAGAAGTGGCACTGAATGGCCTCACGCAGGTTACGGGCAGGATGTTCGGGAACACGTTCGCAGGTTTCAGCCAGTGAGATAAGTTCGGCTTTGCGTTTTGCATCTTTCTCTTTTTCTGCCATTTCACGGGCCAGTTTGGCGTAACGGTTCGCATAGCGTACAATGGCATTCATCGTTATAAGACTGGCTTCGTAGAAATAGAATTTCTCCTTATTGGGCAGGCGCATCTCCAGTTCATACATGCGTTCCTTCACTTCTTTAATCATACTGGCCAAACCTTCGTTGTACACCCGGGGGTAATTGAGGTTACCGCCACCGGCAGGCCAGTCGAAAAAGCTGACCACATAACCTGATTCATAAATTGGCCGTGGATCGACACCGTACCGTTTTTCATAGATCTCCAGTACGCGGGGCACCTGTGAACGCTTGCTCCAGTAATCCAGTACCCATTGGTTGGCTGCTTTTTCTTCCGGAGTTTTTGATGTTTCAATGGTGTTTTCTTCAATCATCCAGCCAACCTGCCACTCGGGGTAGGTATAAATGGCATTGAGAGAGCCACCCATGCTTCCTATAAGCAGGTTGTCGTCAATGTAGATTTTCTTGCGGTCGAGCAACTCGGCAAAGAATTTTGCTCTGCGGATGATGTTGGGATAGCCTTCCGTGGCTTCATATACTTCCTTCATCACAATTACCCGTTCGAAATCGATGGGGGGTGGCGTGCTGCGCATCAACTCTTTGAGTACGTCAATGCGGGCATCGCTTGCATTTACTTTGGCAGTGCCTTCATAGGATTTACCTTCCAGTTTTCGTCCCGGTTTAACATAGTAAGGGACACTTGTTGCATTTGTTGTCATTACATGATAAATTTTGATTAGTATTAACTATGAATCCTGAATTTGCACGAGCTTATTCAATATTGTTTCTCTTTTTTGATCCAACTCCCTGATTTTTTTTTTGAACACGGAATCAACTTCCCGGACAACCTCGTTAGCCAGTGATTCAAGTTTATTGATCTTATTATCCAAAACCTTCAGTTTGATCACTAATTTGTCGATGTCCTCCATTCTGTTAATAAATTGATTCGTATGGCATAATCCAGCCGGTAAAATTACATTCAGCCGGCAGGGATTACAATACAGATAAATCAGTATTTTTTATACCTTTGACGGCAAAAACAAATTGAGACTCAGTTTGCCCATGCTTCCTGAACACTATGATTACCGTATATTTCATGACTTTTTCACCGCCTATGCCAGGGCTGGAATCGAAGGAGTCAATGACAGTGATCCCTTGCTGATCGAGCTGAACCGGAAGATGGATTCGAACAACCAGCTTTTTTACATCGCTGATGTCATCCTGCTGGATATATTGTTCATCAGCAAACAAGTATATGGAATGTTCGGGATCGAACCGGAAAAGGTATCTCCCGGGTTCTTTCTTACCAGCACGCATGCGGATGACCTGCGAAGGCACCACATGCTCCGGGCCAAACTGCTCAACGACGCCCAGGAGTTGTACATCCTAAAAGGCGGTAACCGGATTTACTCTTCAAATTTCAGATCAAGAAAGCCGGATGGTAAGATGGCTAATTTGCTCTACCAGGCTTTCATCTTCTACAGCCCGGTCCCCTATGAATCCACTTTTCTCATCCTGGTTATCACAGACATCAGCGAATTGTTTAGAATTCACAAGGGATTTCATTTCTATGTCGGAGAAGACCGAAGTTACTTTCGTTTCCCTGATGAGCAACT belongs to Bacteroidales bacterium and includes:
- a CDS encoding glycyl-radical enzyme activating protein; this translates as MEEYLNIKGRVLNIQRYCGEDGPGTRTTVFVKGCSLRCKWCSNPESIKLKYELDFNRKLCKGAAACGICMKAPFPEGAFYVVDGPDDKVQANWDLANITEDLAELCPTGAIGIFGKEMTAREVLDEVLKDESMYRNTGGGVTISGGECLLQPDFVAAILRGAQESGIHTAIETAGNVPWEYMEKVLQYVDLMQHDNKLMDPERHKKWTGVSNKRILENFKKAYETFPDKQFITRTPTIPGINANEEHIRAVLDFIKPYKNVIDYELLPYHRYGLGKYVFLGKVYELKDFESPSPELLAHLRGIINEAFGRENQEK
- a CDS encoding pyruvate formate lyase family protein, with protein sequence MTTNATSVPYYVKPGRKLEGKSYEGTAKVNASDARIDVLKELMRSTPPPIDFERVIVMKEVYEATEGYPNIIRRAKFFAELLDRKKIYIDDNLLIGSMGGSLNAIYTYPEWQVGWMIEENTIETSKTPEEKAANQWVLDYWSKRSQVPRVLEIYEKRYGVDPRPIYESGYVVSFFDWPAGGGNLNYPRVYNEGLASMIKEVKERMYELEMRLPNKEKFYFYEASLITMNAIVRYANRYAKLAREMAEKEKDAKRKAELISLAETCERVPEHPARNLREAIQCHFFCHIVAEIEQVGCGYSEAYLGQNLEPFYQRDLAAGLITFEDASFMLKNMIIKLNEIGYYFGEKVALQNSADLGQSITLGGYDENGGHAHAEMDFVVLDASNYLHLPQPPLTLCYTPKTPGKLLEKVLDVIGTGIGMPQIVSGEAMMKRALHLWPESKAGKLPLEKARRTCIGACVGSYIPYETGHPVEGQPNLGKILEVTLNNGLDPRTKKQVGPKTGNPEDFKTFDDLYAAFEGQLKYNQEVLRRGAWIASMLAAEYLPVTWRSVLTIGCIESGLDVWHGGANYYTVAQISVGQVDAANGLMAIKDLIYDKKRLTWTELKAALAANFEGEHERVHKMVYVDAPKYGNNIQEADMMVRRVNDSILAAFNAVDGGGNYLGKDTLYTTSLDQYTKSIHNLMGKVTGALPTGKKAGQALTDGSLSAMPGTDVNGPTALVMSASVGNDPVKWTATHMNMKVQPDQLKTRKGRDQVLSLVKTLFDNGGYHIQFNCLDTEMLRDAQKHPENYRDLVVRVAGFSAFFTKLDVGVQNEVIERTLQTFH
- a CDS encoding 6-phosphofructokinase, producing the protein MKDIKRVAIALGAGFTPGINAIIIGAAITAHRQGWQVVGIRDGFEGLLFPERYPNNGLIDLGPEAIGKLNPLNSDAMGTASMVDPFNVRTINELEMVEEVDLSDSLLGNLKKEGIDAVIAIMMGRGLSILHRLNQKGLQSVCIPRSVENDMAATAVTFGFNTALSFTIEMLDRAMEAAKSAKKVGVIEVLGSRSGWLALQSGIAVLADAVVLPEHPCDVQKLAGHLKSRINRERPYGLVVVAEGASFTNLPGAVSEKINMLKKALSPLASEDDSNQYVISRSGKAATVLSHALQQMMTDDIFPLVLGPWSRGGHATAVDRQLGLVYGSAAIRAVKSGQFSTMVSFMPPEMQFVPLIQSLNKVRTVHDESYFIDIAHLLGIFTGS
- a CDS encoding LuxR C-terminal-related transcriptional regulator, with the translated sequence MRLSLPMLPEHYDYRIFHDFFTAYARAGIEGVNDSDPLLIELNRKMDSNNQLFYIADVILLDILFISKQVYGMFGIEPEKVSPGFFLTSTHADDLRRHHMLRAKLLNDAQELYILKGGNRIYSSNFRSRKPDGKMANLLYQAFIFYSPVPYESTFLILVITDISELFRIHKGFHFYVGEDRSYFRFPDEQLLMSGTLFTESEFRIIELIEEGYSSKEIAGKIHRSVYTISTHRSNILEKSQKASITEVIYDLKKKGLL